The region ATTctcttttaaatacttcctttaactatactatacttactatccgttataatactatataaagcaggaactattttcctttaattagaTAGAGGAGTCTCGctatatttaactatttaaaaatttattcggaccgttaacggtaaagcctcctccttctaTAGGACTTCTCTTTTTCTATCCGGGGTACTCCTGGAAGATCTACGCTACTCGATTACCTTAATATCTTCGGCTATACTCTTTATATAGTCTATTaaccggtaaataaatataagtaaaaccttataatattcttttagtataaatttagtttaaccgtAAACGtactttttagctttttcggtaatataattttttagGTCCTCTACCTTACTATTAGGTAACTTTAAGCTACTCTAGACTCTATCTCCCTAATCGGACGAAACTCCCTCCTTAATTACCTTCGGCTTTTTCTACGCGGAGATAAATACtactttcggatttttaacTAAGGCTAGATTATCCGTATTCTCTTTCGGTATATCCTCGATCTTTACTCTCTTCGCTCCCTACGCGCTTACTCTTATTtctatcttttaattataaacgactATTAGGACCTTATCGGagcgctttaaaatatttttaagcGACTATTTCTCTTTTAAATAGCGTTATAAGGTATTCTTAGTAATATAGTTACTAGCTAAGTTCTCgttaaatagtttataggGTTTAAAGTACCTATAAATCCTATTTAACCGGATATCTATAGCCCTAGCTATTTAAATAGCTATCTATTCcctccctttaattaaagaaacCTTAAGCCTATATCCTTTACCCTTACGAACTTCCTAATACTTAGCCCATttcgtataagctttataaaccctatttagttttaattttaacgAAATTACCGCACGAATTAAATCGTTAACCTTCCCTTTATACTACACTTTccttatatccttttaattaagctatgcttttttattatccgattacttttttttaccgatatatactttactttctttaatatagtatagtccctatactttattatattttttttttatatattcCGTCGACTTAACGTAATAGCTaaatttactatattaaaaatacttttttagtAGCGGAGGATTATCGCGGTACTACccttttaattttccgaaCTAAGTTTTAGtattaattaaggaaaaggtattaaaggataaatcTATTTCCCCGTTAAGGTTAGTACCGAAATCCGGAGAGTAGGGTACCTAGTTTTTTAGATATTAAATACGGGTCCTTATTACCTTAGATTTATTATTTCCCGGTATAGAAAAGCCGCTATAGATATTcgcttttaaatactatagtactatctttctatttactatagcgttaaccgctatatattAGTCGAGTACCTCTGCCGCTTAATTAGAGGTAATAGGGGAAGGtataatagttaatttattttttttatagatttttctttttatattatatttatttttaattatattattaatctAGTCGCTTTagataataaaatttatagatctTAAACGACGTtcggatcctcctcggttAATAAAGGTTATCTTTATAGATTTAGAAAATTTTATTTAGAAGCGGTTAGTAACCCTAGCTTTTACTACCTCCTTTTCTCTAATCGGTACTCGAGAAAGTAGCTTAgagtaattaaaaataaccttcTTTAACTCGCTTACTTTTTTagaaataactttaatataaaagttatttaacttcctataaatatctttattttaccgggggttatatattttaaaaaagcgtTTAAGGCgggtaattaaaataagttaaatattaataggtataggtaggtctatatatttattaatttatttttttacgtcgaaattatattaagattTAAACTTATAAACGCGAAAGGTAAATTCCATAacctaatactttttataagtattcttaaaacgctttagatattccgtaaaatacttacttttaaaattacttttaaaactaaCTTTTTTCGgattaaggaatttacgttaaagaaagtatatagatattataaaataaagggtCGGCCGATTAAACGTAAGGGACCCTTAGAAGTAACGGTAGTTAGGGTAAActcttataaaataaaggtatttaggttattaaaattaatatgCGAATTTAGAAAAAGGAGCGAAATATTTAGTATACCGAATAGGAACCGCTATATAGTTCCTAATAATAGGATTTAAGTTAGTACGAGGTTcacttaatatattaaaagtattaggatttataattaggctactttaattaaaaagaaggcgaggggtcctaatatttttatagcgAATATGGTCCGTAGTTAGGGAGAGGACGAATAACGATAATTCCGGGAACTTAGTTACTAGGctaactatttttattacGGAACGAGCCGTAGGAGCTTAATACACTTAGCTATTACTAagaaagctaattaaagcgATAGGTAAGATATTATCGGATAtatcgataattaataattactattacGTTTACGTTAGTAATATAGTTTCttccttatatatattattagaaataggaaaacggttatcctttataactttagtaaGTAGGAATaagttacttttacttaGATTAAAAAGAGAGTATCCctctttttttacttttaagtCCCCGTTATTCTAAATTAagttaacccggaaaccccCTCGATTACTTACTACCGCTAAATAACACGCTAAAAGGATTCCTCCCAGCTAAAAATAAGAGAGAACTTTAATAGTTGCCGCCGAAATAAGATCCGCTAACGAGCTAATTTCGACTAGTACTTTTAGTTTACTATTAGGTCCTACCCAGACTATACACTTAACTCTCTATACGTAAATAaaaagctcggtatttaacctataataaaagatatatatttaattagataaatataaattatttctATCGAACCTTAcggggtttaataaagttatcggtacttattatcgttcgtaGCTTCGCACTTCCTCCAATACCCAGGACTTTTAAGTCTAGTTTAGACCCTAAGCTTTACTTAACCCGGGCACgacctttatttaaaatagtaaaaaaacatataaactaactacaacattataaatatacccttaatagggtatataaataagcgcacctccgtaatagtagctcgctcgcaggccgcactccacgtaggacaaagaaaagactctataggctcgcagactacataataagcacctgatcggcctgattagagggccagaattgcctacacgcgtgtaaggcataaaaatataaagaaataaaagtcgataatctccttaaaacagaatgtccgaagtaaaccgcttatatatataacccctgaacctccgaatcctccgagagccccacttccttacttaaacctttaggcctgtggccgcaccccaaaccactaCCGAAATAAAATCCGCTAACGAACTAATCTCgattaatatttttaatttattacTAGGTCTTACCCggactatatatttaactcTTTATACGTAAATAGAAAGCTCAGTATTTAActtataataaaagatatatatttaattaaatagatataaattatttctatcgaacctcgcggggtttaataaagttatcggtgCTTATTGTCGTTCGTGGTTTCGCATTTCCTTTAGTATTTaggacttttaagtttagttTGGACCCTGAGCTTTACTTAACCCGGGCACgacctttatttaaaatagtaagaaaatatataaactaactataatactataaatatatctttaatagggtatataaataagcgtacctccgtaatagtagctcgctcgcaggccgtactctacgtaggataaagaaaagactctataggctcgcaaactatataataagtacctgatcggcctgattagAGGGCTAGAATTACCTGCACGCGTataaggcataaaaatataaagaaataaaagtcgatgccctgtctaaaatagaatgtccgaagcagaccacttatatacatgacccctgaacctccgaatcctccgagagccctacttccttacttaaacctttaggcctatGGCCGTACCCTAAActagtataggaatcgaacgtacgtaaagctaggtaataaaacggtactaataataaaaatttatacGTTAAAGCTCGGAgaatatataagtatcgttaaaactataaaaaagattaaataatactttaattaattaaaaattaaagacgacgttaaggaagctatttaattatactatacgtataAAAGAACGAAGATTAcgaaatataagctttacggatttctaaagctattaccgataataaaacggctataaagtttaattataataaactttattattaaattattaaagtttaaagatacggtaaccggcgttaaatacgatagtatattaacggtaatcgataggcttattaaataaatatattttttaccttataaaaaaacctaatcggtaaaataattaataaatataatattacggtatattatattaatatatatatagttaaaaaagtttattacggaccgcgatactaagtttatatcgaaattttaaaaaacattaataataaggctaagggtaataagtaaagtgTTTTCGGCCCACTACCCTTAAACGAACGattaaacggaacggcttaattaaattataaaataatatttatagaattatattaatttcgagtaagataattaaattaaattattacttacggtataattaatatataatatatcgctaattaaaacgattaaagctataccgttcttcgcgaatttcggctacgaaGCAGATTTACGGTAGGAACTTATAATTAAGGTACTTAAGGCtaaggttaaagtaaataaaatatatatactttataataagtttaaataaaaactaaagtttataaagaaaaggatacggaaatattataatactaaaaggcttaaaggactttactttaaaaagggaaatatagtattcctttctatacgtaatttacatattaaaagacttagtaaaaagctaaactataaaaaagtaaaactatttaaggttaaaaggaaaatattaaaaacggtattcgaattaaagttatttaatataatacgtttacggttatataccttttatatcttacttttaaaatcCGTATTATACGTAAgtaaggctaatatataggtaatagcgaaagacgaagaaaaaaagtataatataaaagaaatattaaatttataatttaataaaagttaattaaagtatttagttaattaattagaATATCtagctataaataatttataagaactataaatatactttaactgcctaaataaataaaaagaattttactaacgatatccggaccgactaaaacctaagtaagtaaaaagactTAGCCCTATCttatagctaaatagctataaaacggagctaaaagaacctcgataggaatcgaaTCTATACCTTCGACGTAAtaatcgacgtactatatattatactacgaggttagtaaatataaaaaaaaagttaaaaacGTATTACCGTAGGAAACcaaaatatatttaagtttaAAAAGACTTATCGGGTCTTTTTAAACTTAAAAGAACCTCGGTAGGAATCGAACCCgcgcttttaatataatagcCGGcgtattatatactatactataaggttaaaaggtataagGAAAGCGAGacttaaataatattacgcgGCTTAGGTATTTTAGGAAGAGAAAGGTATACTACTAACGATATTTAACGCGGTTAGGAAAGAAGGACCGGCTATACTAAAATTAAAGGAAAAGTCGGAAAGTTAGTCCGGGCCTAAGGAAGGATCTAGGATATAAGAAGACTACGAAATAGTATTTTAAGCGGTGGTTAGCTATATAAGAGTATTTAATAAAGAATTAGGTGGCGCCGTAATTATAAAATGCGCTACCCGGGCATTCTTCTTCTAAATACCCCGCGCGAAAAGACGTTTTTTACGtatataaagaaagtaaCGTATTTGTTTTACCCGAATAAACTTAATAGttaattataaaagttaatctttaagcttttactttttacgttCGAGtttattttacttttttatcgTTCGGGTTACTATCGAACggttaattattatttaaaaagaaaagaaagatatATTTATGGGCGGAGCTAACGTTAGACTCGTTATATAGAATCTTACGGCGCACGTATTTAACGTACTGTAAAGATTTAggaactataatataaggGGTCCCGGAGGTAAAATAAGTAGAATAcagtattataataatattatagtagCGGATTCGAGAGGTAAAGGCGAAGGactatttagttttataataacgtttttatatacggttaaatataataagtaataaaataaagaaaaaaaagaaagacttacgatattattaataataaaagaaaattaagCCGCAGGAGCTTCGGCCtaaagaaaaagtattatattacggttctaAAAAATAGTAAAGCTACGAAGATTAATTAAGACTAAACTACGCCGTCGAACGGGGCTTACAGTCTAAAAGATTAAacggactaataaaataGGAACCGGGGACCGcagcggggcttacggtctaTAGTCTAATATCGGCTAATACagagcggaccgaggactatatataaaacgacGGTTTACGGTctataggtctatatatacggaggaactagctagtatagataaataattccgtaatatataatataaattataatcgttaatattagactattataattaagataagctattattatatactcTTTAGCTATAtcgaactaagattatttagaaatgcctttaactagtatcctttttagaggttctaaataggagtttattataaatatactttaagatccgtaaaataaaggtactcctttttttcattaaagaaaaataaataaaggaataataaaattatattatttttttattaaataatatttttatttctttataaaaaaatatttttctttaaatacgTATTTACTTActaatttataataagtaaatataaaaggagGTTTAGTTTAAGGTACGGCTATAGACCTAAGGGTTTAAATAAGGAAGTAGAGCTCTTagaggattcgggggtttaggggttatatatataagtaatttacttcggacattctacTTTAAATAGGACAttgacttttatttctttatattttataccttatacgcgtgcaggcaatttTGGTCCTTTAATTTagccgatcaggtgcttattatatagtctgcaAGCCCataaagtcttttttttatcctaTGTAAAGTGCGGCCTACGAGCGAGCCACGATTACGCAGGTATGTTTATTTAGAGACcttgttgagggtatatttgtggtgttgtagttAGTTTATGTATTTTCTCACTATTTTAATATCAAGttatttctttaattaaataaaaatttaagACAAAATATTATTATGATTATTTTAGGAAGTTAATAAAGTACATggtttattttattaaatacTCAAAAGTgttatatttaatttatttatttaaattattaggTAGTgatttatttataataaaaaatacttaCATAATTATTAAACCTAGAATTATACATAAAATAAGAGTAATTTAAGAAGATATATAGGTTTACTAtttaatagttatttaacttattaattaaattaaataacATGTTTGAAGTTAGCtaatactttataaattCAAAAGTACAGCTAAGACTTAAAAAACTGGTGTTTTAGCGCGTTTTCTGAGATTTAAATGCATTTACTAGGGTAGGTTTAGAGGCGGGAAAAGTATTGCCTACGGCGTGCGAGGTAGACGATTACTAATTGTTAGTGAAGACCAGATTTTATTGGGCCACAGCGAGTTTTGGTTTTTTGCCCAGTTAAAGGGACTGCTTGGCTTCGAGTCTCAATTTCCTGACAAACCATCAAGGTCCTCGCCATTCAACTTTGTAATTATGCTTTGAGCAGCAGAcaaccaaacaccaccttCATCTGAAGCAATTGGGATCTATCTCTCCATTCTGGAACTCAGTTCCACTTCAGCATCATGTACGACGAGGGGCAACACCGCTCCAGATCCCCATCGCGGGATGGCGGGCGCAGTGGAAGCTATCGCGACCGCAAATATCGTCGCCCTGATGAAAGAGGTGGCGACTACCGCCGCTCGAGGAAGGGTAAAACCACACGATAAACCTGTCCTAGCAGAAGCACTCTACGATATCCGCTTGTTGCTTTGCGGTTTGCAAACTGTCGATATGGAGCAGAAGATGGCTAACTTTGGGTGTGTTTGCCTCGGCCGCAAAAGATTCTCCAGCGCCTCCTTTGAGGAACCTCAActacgacgacgatgaccaGGAGTATTACTCGAGACAAGCTGTCGGGAGCCTTCGCACTGGTGGCGACCCGGATCGCGGACGGTATCAGGGCGACAGGCCTCACAGCGGTGGATACCTACCACCGTCTGGTAGCCCGCCGTCGGACCGTTACGGGCGAGGAGATATCGATTTGGAACATAGGGAACGTTTTTCACGATACAATCAAGATCGCGATGTGTCACAAATTCGGCCATCTCGAGATAGGAATCCTGGCGCTGGGCGTGCGGGTGGTCGGGGTCACGGTCGTGGGGAGCACAGCGGTGCGGGTTCGGGCTTTGGCTCGTCCAAAGTGTTGATTTTTGAAGGTCTCACTGAGGATGCCACCGAGCGCGACGTCCTCTACGGTCTCGACTTTGTAACCCGAGACCATCAGTTCTCGAGCGATCAAGTGAAGCTCGTTCGATTACGGTACGATCAAAACGGTAGGTCGCTCATTTCTGGACCAAGTCTCTCATCCCATTTTCCGTGTCGGAGGTGTTAATGCGGGGTGCTCAGGTCAGCGGATTGCAGCTGTCGAATTCCATCGTCGATCGCAGGTCGAAGACTTTCTGGACCAGTTCTATCCGGAAATTTCTTTTCCACTTCAGCATTCCCGCGGGAAGGACACTGAGTTCTTCACCTTCGGCATTCAGGACCCTAATTACCGCGACGACATGCCTGATCCTCGGGAGTCACGGCGCGGTGGTcgagaaggccgagaagatgATGGTTGGACGTGTGTAACTGTATGTGCCGTCTATTTCGCCCTGTAAACGGTCTGAGACTAATCGACCGCAGTGCCATGTTGTTAACTACCCGCACCGAGCTGTGTGTTTCAAGTGCAAAACTGAACGTCCAGAGGATGATGGATATGGAGGTGGCCCATTATTAACTGGCGAGACCGACGAGTGCCCCCAGCAGATGCCGTCTCAATATGTCGTAATTCGCAACCTCGACCGTTCTGTCACAGAAGAGGTTCTGGCCAAAGGGGTCATGAAGTTATTTCTGGAGAATCCAGAGCCACCAAAAGAGGCCCCGAGCACCAACAAACTCAAATCAACGGCACCCACCAAGAGCACTGTCGGCATGGGCGCGAAGCCTGGCTCGCTGCGTCGTGTTTTCGTGATGCGAGATCGCAGAAGCAACGAAAGTTGGAGATATGGCTTCGCCGAATTTGCCACTGTCGAGGATGCCGTGGCCGCCGTTCAGAAGTTCCAGGCATCGACAAAGTTCACCATCGCCTCAAAGCCAGTCGTCGTTGCCTTTATTCACACAGGAGTTTTTGTTCCTTCGTTCGATCCTGTTACACCTGAGAATCAAGATCTCTCATTCAGCCCTATCTACAATCCTGCCGTTCGCATCAAGTACTGGGATGACCGCGCCTACCCTAGCGTACACGTTGTCACCACCGAGCCTATCTCTGAGGTGTCACAGCCGGAGAAGAGCAACAATGCCAATGATGATCCAACCAAAAATGTCTCCAAGACGTTCAAGAAGTTTAAGAAGGACCTGggagctgctgttggtgcCAAACCCATCATGATGCCTCAGATGGAGTTGTGGGCCAAGAAGTCAGCCGAATTGCATGGTTCGAAAGCCAGGGCCACAGATCCCTCAAATACCGATACCGAGTCCTCCAACTTTAACCTCACGACCATCCGTGAGTCTGAGGGCACAGAGCCTGACGGTCCATTTGCACCTCACTGGGCTGATCAGTACATTTCTTATGCCGACTGGGAGGCGATGACGTGCGTGGCTTGCGGCTGGAAAGCACCGACGGAGCGATCAACCCAAGAACGTAACGACCTACTTATTCACCACGAAGGGACAGCCCATCTATTCTACCACGACCCCGAGATCAAGGACAAAGCCGCGGCTGGTCTCAGTGCTCTTGGCAAGAAGCACCGCACCATCATCCGCCGTACCCCTCGTCTCAAATCTGAACCCCTGCCCAAATACAAATCATACGCAGACTTTGACCGCCTCCGTTGTCTACTCTGCAAGCGCCAATTTCAAAAGATGGAAGTAATCTGGCTACACGAACAGCA is a window of Podospora pseudopauciseta strain CBS 411.78 chromosome 1, whole genome shotgun sequence DNA encoding:
- a CDS encoding hypothetical protein (EggNog:ENOG503NWVJ; COG:A), encoding MYDEGQHRSRSPSRDGGRSGSYRDRKYRRPDERGGDYRRSRKDSPAPPLRNLNYDDDDQEYYSRQAVGSLRTGGDPDRGRYQGDRPHSGGYLPPSGSPPSDRYGRGDIDLEHRERFSRYNQDRDVSQIRPSRDRNPGAGRAGGRGHGRGEHSGAGSGFGSSKVLIFEGLTEDATERDVLYGLDFVTRDHQFSSDQVKLVRLRYDQNGQRIAAVEFHRRSQVEDFLDQFYPEISFPLQHSRGKDTEFFTFGIQDPNYRDDMPDPRESRRGGREGREDDGWTCVTCHVVNYPHRAVCFKCKTERPEDDGYGGGPLLTGETDECPQQMPSQYVVIRNLDRSVTEEVLAKGVMKLFLENPEPPKEAPSTNKLKSTAPTKSTVGMGAKPGSLRRVFVMRDRRSNESWRYGFAEFATVEDAVAAVQKFQASTKFTIASKPVVVAFIHTGVFVPSFDPVTPENQDLSFSPIYNPAVRIKYWDDRAYPSVHVVTTEPISEVSQPEKSNNANDDPTKNVSKTFKKFKKDLGAAVGAKPIMMPQMELWAKKSAELHGSKARATDPSNTDTESSNFNLTTIRESEGTEPDGPFAPHWADQYISYADWEAMTCVACGWKAPTERSTQERNDLLIHHEGTAHLFYHDPEIKDKAAAGLSALGKKHRTIIRRTPRLKSEPLPKYKSYADFDRLRCLLCKRQFQKMEVIWLHEQQSELHKRNLAHPKARSRAEEEFKKLGKNQRSCIPDQAFYREWEAQLKRSQPNYRDRALERRQAFRQPKKPTNQPKTSVPEKRKEPSSLSAEADTPAKKSKGAGMLAKMGWTAGAGLGAEGAGRTDAIATEVYAPGVGLGAEGSKLGDAGEEAQRRTKGDFSDFVEKTRDRARERFDRLG